Within the Novosphingobium sp. SL115 genome, the region GAATTCCTGCGCAACGTCTATGATCTGAACAGCCAGCTCAAGGATACGCAGTTTGCCGATTACCACGGCCATGGCTGGAACTTCCGCGCGATTTTGAAGCGTGACCGGCGCGGCAACCTGCTGGACGATGAAGGCGACATGTCGACTTATGGCACCGACAAGGCGCATATCATCGATCCGAACGACCCTGAAAAATTCCGCAAGGCAGGCGAGGCCAAGTTCGTTGATGTTGGCCCCGACAATCCGGGGAAGGCTGTCCACATGATGGATATCCACGCGCAGATCGGCATGCAGTGCGCCGATTGCCATTTTTCGCAGGATAGCCACGGTAATGGCCTTATTTATGGAGAAGTGGCGAATGCGGTTGAGATCGGCTGCAAGGATTGTCACGGCACGCCCGATGTGTATCCCACGCTGCTGACGTCCAACTTGGCCGCGCCGGAAAAGGGCAACAACCTTGCCCTGCTGCGCAATGCCGATGGCCAGCGCCGGTTCGAATGGTTCAAGGAAGCCGATGGCCGCCGCGTGCTGATCCAGCGTTCGATTATCGAACCCAACCTGTCGTGGCGCGTCAGTCTGGTGAAGGATTCGGTCGATGCCCGATTTGCCGGGCAGATGGACACGGCGGGCAAGCCGATCTTCAACCCAAAGGCGGCGCGAGCCAAACTGATGGCAAAAGCTGCATCGGATGATGGTGAATACAAGTTTGGCACCGGCGTGGCCAAGGAAGCGCGCGCGCATCGTGATGATGATATGGCCTGTTTCACCTGCCATCTTTCGTGGACTACATCTTGCGCAGGGTGCCATCTGCCGATCGAAGCGAACTGGAAATCGGCCAGCCACAAATACGAGGAAGACTACACCCGCAACTATGCGACCTATAATCCGCAGGTGGCGCGTGATGACATGTTCCAGCTTGGCAAGCACCAGCGCAACAAGTCGTCCGGCAGCGATCCGGTGCAGTTCGACGCAGCCGGTAACCCGGCTGCGGGCAAGGCAATCACCGCGCCGATCCGGTCATCATCAGCGCTGATCCTGTCGTCGACCAATATCAATCGCGAACGCATTTATGTTCAGCAACCACCAATTTCAGCCATCGGTTATTCGTCACAGGCGTTTGCACCGCACTTCCCGCACACCGTTCGCAAGAACGAAACGAAGCAATGTACCGACTGCCATGTCAGCCAGGATGATGATAACAACGCGGTGATGGCGCAGCTCTTGCTGCTGGGCACCAATTACGTGAACTTCGTGGGGATGAACGCATGGTTCGGCCTTGCTGGCGGGTTCGAAGCCGTTCGCGTGACCGAATGGGACGAACCGCAAGCCGTAATCGGTTCCTATCTGCATCGCTATGCCTATCCCGACTACTGGCGTCAGCATGTGGACAAGAACGGGCGTGAGTTGAAAAACTGGACGCGCGGCAAGATCATGGATGGCAAGCTTTCGGGCGAAACCACCGGGCAGGAACAGTTCGCCAATGTGGTTGAAGGCACCAAGGATGCGGTGCGTTGCTTGCAGATGCGCGGCGAATATATGTTCGTGGCCGAAGGGAAGGGCGGGTTCCGCGCCTATGACATCGCGGCCATTGGCGATAAGGGCTTTTCCGAACGCATTGTGACTGCGCCGTTTTCGCCATTGGGGCATGATACCCATGTGAAGACCGCGAACGCCACCTGCATGGCGCTGCCTACCAATCAGGCCATTGCCCCCACCCGCAACACGCCTGAACTGCGCGGCATCAATCAGGAGCAGCCGTTCTCACCGATCTACAGCTATGCCTTTGTCAGCGATGCGGTCGAGGGCTTGATCGCGGTGAACGTCGATACGCTGGCCGATGGCGAGTTTCGCAACAACTTCTTTTCCCGCGCGCTTACATTCAACCCTGATGGCGTGTTGACGGGTGCGCGCCACATTACACTGGCGGGCGACTATGCCTATATCCTGACCGACAAGGCCCTCGTCACCGTGCATCTACCCAAGCCATCGGAACCGGGCAAACCATGTGAGGTATCGCAAGCGAAGGGCGGTGAAACCTGCCTTGACCCGCGCGTCACTTCGGTCGTTCCGCTTGACGATCCGCGCGCCACGGCTGTTCAGTTCCGCTATCTGTGGGTGACCACGGCCAACGGGCTTGAACTGATGGACGTGACCAATCTGGCGCAGCCCAAGGTCGTGCCCGGCGCCACCGTGGCGCTTGCCGATGCGCGCCGCGTTTATCTTTCACGCACTTATGCCTATGTTGCGGCCAAGGCACAGGGGCTGGTCATCGTTGATATCACCGCGCCCACGCGACCATCGATCTACACCAGCTATACCGCAGGTGGGCAGTTGACCGATGCTGAGGACGTGATTGTCGCGTCCACCAACGCATCGCTCTTTGCCTATGTGGCCGATGGTCGCAACGGGATGAAAGTGCTCCAACTGACCAGCCCGTCGAGTCAGCCCAATTTCTATGGCTTCTCGCCCGAACCCAAACCGGAACTGATCGCTTGGGCCAGGACGCCCACCCCTGCGCTGGCGCTGTCCAAGGGGCTTGATCGTGACCGCGGAGTTGATGAAACCGGTGGCCAGATTGCCGTGTTTGGCCGCCTGGGATCACGCCCGTTCAACCGGACCGAGATGGAAGAGCTGTTCCTCAACAGCAAGGGCGATGTCTTTCGGGTGACGAACGCGGTCGACATGCGCCATTGGGTTGGGGCGAAGTCTGCGCCGATGCTGGCACGGACTGCAAATTAGGGATCCACGGTTGGAGAGGAGACCGGGCGCCCCACGCAGGGCGTCCGGCTTTCCAGCACATGTGCCGTCAATCTTCGTCCAGCAGCAGGATTTCGCACTCCACTTCCATCAGTGGGGCGGGCAATAATTCGTGATCGACGCGCGTGACTGAAGCATCGGCCACCAGTTGCCCGCGCAGGCCAAATTCATGATCGGGCAGCATGGCGACAAAAGCTTCCCCATCGCTTGTCGCATCGCTGCCGGCAAAGCGCAGGACAACCGCGTGGCGCGCACCTGAAAAGGTGATGCTGGCCCACGGCGTTTCGCGGTGACTGATGATTTTTGCCAAGGGGCCTGCCACCTCGCGCAGGGCACGCAGCAGGCGATCGGTCGGTGCCAGCCGGCGAGGGGGCGGTGTTGTGGTGGCTTCCGACTTGGTTTCGAAGGCGGCAAGATCAAGCAGCATGAGCGGTTCCCTTGAATGTGTTCATGAAATGTTCTACGCGAGTTACCATCGCGGAACGCGGTTCGCGCCCGTTGCGCAGGTCGCCGATCAGCCGCGGATCACGCGCGGCAAGGCGGCCGAATTTGGTTACCGGCATGCCGGTCTGTTCAAGGAACTTTTCGATCTTGCGGATAAGCATTGTCTCTCGATCCTCCGGAACTGAAAACTGCCATACGACTCGAAATAGGATTTTTCCTATGTTGACGTTGAAATCCTACAATGATAGGAAAAGTCCTTCGAAAGTGGAGGAAGGCTGATGGATACCGACAGCGACGCCAATACCCGCTCGCGGCTCGTCGATCTGGCGTCAGGCCGGGGGGTCAGCCTTGCTGCGCTGTCTGCGCTGATCGGGCGCAACACGACGTATCTTCAGCAGTTCGTGCGCAAGGGTAGTCCGCGCAAGCTTGAGGAGAATGACCGGCGTATTTTGGCCGAATTCTTTGGCGTCAGCGAAAACGAGCTGGGCGCGCAAACCCGCAGTGATGCAGTTTTGGCCATGAAGGGGGCGGTGCGGGGTGCAACACCTGCAGTTCGCGCCGCGCTGGCGGAATGGGCGGATATTCCGCGCCTGCCGTTGGGGGCATCGGCTGGGCCGGGCACTATTCCCGCAGAGGAAATTCCCTCTGGACGTCTGCGGTTTTCCAATCGCTGGTTGAAGGCGCAAGGGCTGGTGCCAACGATGCTGTCGGTTATCGAGGTTGAGGGCGACTCGATGGAGCCGACCTTGCGCGATGGCGACGAAATTCTGGTGGATGGCACGCCGCGTCCGTTGCGGGCGGGCATTCACGTGATCCGGCTGGATGATGTGCTGCTGGTCAAACGGCTCGAAACCGGCCCCGGCGGCACCTTGCGCGTCATTTCCGATAACGCTGCCTATCCCGGCCTCGAACGTCCGATGCAGGATGTGGAGATTATCGGCCGTGTCGTTTGGAAGGGCGGTCGGCTTTAGGCACCGCTTTGCGCATACCGCAAATGCACCAGCGGATAGGGACGTCCTTGGCCGTCAAGGGCAGAACGACCCGTCTCGACAAAGCCCATGCGCCTGTAGAACGCCCATGCGCCAGAATTTTGCGCGTTTACATCAACACATAAGCCGGGATTTTCCGCTAGCGCCTGCGCCATCATTATGCGGCCGATGCCTTTGCCGTGGTGCGCCGGGTCAACGAACAGGGCTTCCAGACGGCCCTGGGCCACCAGCATGAAGGCAACTGGGCGGTTATCAGCATCGATGGCCAACGTCAGCGAGGCGTAAGGCAGAAATTCCGCGACTTCATTGCCAATCGCTTCACGGTCTTCGGCTGCCAGGAAGTGGTGCGTGGCATCCACTGCCGCTGCCCAAATTTCCACGGCACGCAAGCCATCAGCGGGTGTTGAAGATCGTAATCGAACCATACGTCACAACTATGCAGCTGCATGCGCCATTGCAATTCGCGAGGCTTGTGGCCAAATCCTTGTCCATGACCCAGCCTGTTGCCGAGCCGCCGTTCAAGGTGGCGATCATCCCCGTCACGCCGCTTGAACAAAACTGCACGCTGGTGTGGTGTACCAAGACGATGAAGGGGGCCTTCATTGATGCCGGAGGCGATCTTGACCGATTGAAACAGGCCATCGAAAAGACCGGTGTGACGATTGAAAAGCTGCTCGTTACCCATGGGCACATCGACCACTGCGGCATGACCGGCATCTTTGCCAAGGAACTAGGTGTGCCGGTGGAAGGTCCGCAGGAAGCGGACCGCTTCTGGATTTCGCGGCTGGACGAAGATGGCCGCCGCTGGGGCATTACGGGTGAGGTGTTCGAACCGAATCGCTGGCTTAACGATGGTGACAAGGTAACGGTCGGCGAAGTGGAACTGGATGTTATCCACTGTCCCGGCCACACGCCTGGCCACGTCATTTTCCATCATGCGCCGTCGCAGGTGGCGATTGTGGGTGACGTCCTGTTCGAAGGTTCCATCGGGCGGACCGATTTCCCGATGGGC harbors:
- a CDS encoding MBL fold metallo-hydrolase, which codes for MTQPVAEPPFKVAIIPVTPLEQNCTLVWCTKTMKGAFIDAGGDLDRLKQAIEKTGVTIEKLLVTHGHIDHCGMTGIFAKELGVPVEGPQEADRFWISRLDEDGRRWGITGEVFEPNRWLNDGDKVTVGEVELDVIHCPGHTPGHVIFHHAPSQVAIVGDVLFEGSIGRTDFPMGNHQDLIDSIIGKLWPLGDDVTFVPGHGRTSTFGRERQTNAYVSDQALA
- a CDS encoding S24 family peptidase — encoded protein: MDTDSDANTRSRLVDLASGRGVSLAALSALIGRNTTYLQQFVRKGSPRKLEENDRRILAEFFGVSENELGAQTRSDAVLAMKGAVRGATPAVRAALAEWADIPRLPLGASAGPGTIPAEEIPSGRLRFSNRWLKAQGLVPTMLSVIEVEGDSMEPTLRDGDEILVDGTPRPLRAGIHVIRLDDVLLVKRLETGPGGTLRVISDNAAYPGLERPMQDVEIIGRVVWKGGRL
- a CDS encoding acetyltransferase translates to MVRLRSSTPADGLRAVEIWAAAVDATHHFLAAEDREAIGNEVAEFLPYASLTLAIDADNRPVAFMLVAQGRLEALFVDPAHHGKGIGRIMMAQALAENPGLCVDVNAQNSGAWAFYRRMGFVETGRSALDGQGRPYPLVHLRYAQSGA